In one window of Haloimpatiens sp. FM7315 DNA:
- a CDS encoding DUF2232 domain-containing protein, giving the protein MDTALKQKSAVATVIIVAVIYVIVIAASTYIVSYITYNDGIFGVVNKFVLEYKEVLNETMEQYQKMGVSADKIEIIKQSNSQLTSELILNMLPSCLSIISIILSFSVYKILYSVLKKLKIQINPMKDFNKWHLDDKITALIIGFIAISIIMNSKKLYGAETLLYTAFNLGKLIFVVFGIALISDVLSGRYKLSKTIVFIIVLVSLVFKADIIYLIIGIIDSVINFRKIKENFQGNK; this is encoded by the coding sequence TTGGATACTGCATTAAAACAAAAGAGTGCTGTAGCTACAGTAATAATTGTAGCTGTAATTTACGTAATAGTTATAGCAGCATCTACTTATATAGTTAGTTATATAACATATAATGATGGCATTTTTGGGGTAGTAAATAAATTCGTTTTAGAATACAAAGAAGTGTTAAATGAGACTATGGAACAATATCAAAAAATGGGCGTAAGTGCTGACAAAATAGAAATAATCAAACAAAGTAATAGTCAGTTAACAAGTGAATTAATATTAAACATGTTACCTAGCTGTCTTTCAATAATATCTATTATTCTTTCCTTTTCTGTTTACAAGATATTATATTCAGTATTAAAAAAATTAAAGATTCAAATTAACCCAATGAAAGATTTTAACAAATGGCATTTAGATGATAAAATAACAGCTTTGATAATAGGATTTATTGCAATAAGTATAATAATGAATTCGAAAAAACTATATGGAGCAGAAACTTTATTGTATACTGCATTTAATCTTGGAAAGCTTATTTTTGTTGTATTTGGAATTGCGTTAATTTCTGATGTGTTAAGTGGAAGATATAAACTGTCTAAGACAATTGTTTTTATAATTGTTTTAGTGAGCCTAGTTTTTAAAGCAGATATAATATATCTCATTATAGGTATAATAGATAGTGTAATTAATTTTAGGAAGATTAAAGAGAATTTCCAAGGAAATAAATAA
- a CDS encoding DHH family phosphoesterase, producing MKVKRGNSMSKEDFLFMTIYAVSTLILWFYNVRLGFVMTCFYVVVAFSKIKKVKLSGEEWKKLQMLSSKVDIAGQNNLVKLPIPVLIVSEEGNIFWYNEKFHKVIKDEEILGKDIKTVGKELEVRSILEDKIDTFSYVKVNDKFYDVNASVVNISESEDKESIIILYFIDVSEKYAFFNEIEESKESIILIEVDNLEEVIKNTEEDKRPFLMAEIEKTINNYGQNLNAMIEKYSSNRYVLSVQNKYISVEMDKKFDILDHIRDLTIGNKLSATLSIGVGTNGGTPQNNHKYAMAAIDLALGRGGDQAVVKNKDRLFFYGGKTKEIEKRTKVRARVIGHALLELIKESDNIIIMGHINPDLDCFGAAIGINSVVKMFNKKCNIVLDKVNSGIKVIYNVFKGLEEYEGTFITSESAKRQITEGTLLILVDVHGIDYVQNKEIAQISDRIVIIDHHRKGANYIRKNILSYIETYASSTSELITEMLQYMVDNPKLKVEEAEALLAGICVDTKNFYFKTGVRTFEAAAFLRRAGADTIEIKKLFSNDLDKYLKRAEIIKSAKVSLNIAIAICPEDINDTIIAAQAADELLNITGIKASFVLVQKNNEVFISGRSLGDINVQVILERLGGGGHITMAGVRLIDTSIQKVYQKLQSEITKYLKGE from the coding sequence ATGAAAGTTAAGCGTGGTAATTCCATGTCAAAAGAAGATTTTTTGTTTATGACAATATATGCAGTATCGACCTTAATTCTTTGGTTTTACAATGTACGTTTAGGCTTTGTGATGACTTGCTTTTATGTTGTTGTGGCTTTTTCTAAAATTAAAAAAGTTAAACTAAGTGGAGAGGAATGGAAGAAGCTTCAGATGCTTTCCTCAAAAGTAGACATAGCAGGTCAAAACAATTTGGTTAAGTTGCCAATACCCGTGCTTATAGTAAGTGAAGAGGGAAACATATTCTGGTATAATGAAAAATTTCATAAAGTTATAAAAGATGAAGAAATACTTGGCAAGGATATAAAAACTGTTGGAAAAGAACTAGAGGTAAGAAGTATTTTAGAAGATAAGATAGATACTTTTTCTTATGTAAAGGTAAACGATAAATTTTATGATGTAAATGCAAGTGTTGTAAACATAAGTGAGAGTGAAGATAAAGAGTCTATAATTATACTCTATTTTATAGATGTGTCTGAAAAATATGCATTCTTTAATGAAATTGAAGAAAGCAAAGAATCCATAATACTTATAGAAGTGGATAATTTAGAAGAAGTTATAAAAAACACAGAGGAAGATAAAAGACCTTTTTTAATGGCTGAAATAGAGAAGACTATAAATAATTATGGCCAAAATTTAAATGCTATGATTGAAAAGTATTCTTCAAATAGATATGTTTTATCTGTTCAAAATAAATATATTAGTGTGGAAATGGACAAAAAATTTGATATACTAGATCATATAAGAGATTTGACCATAGGAAATAAGTTATCAGCTACTTTAAGCATAGGGGTAGGTACTAATGGTGGTACACCTCAAAATAACCATAAATATGCTATGGCAGCTATTGATTTAGCCTTAGGTAGAGGTGGAGATCAGGCAGTAGTTAAGAATAAAGATAGATTGTTTTTCTATGGAGGTAAAACAAAAGAAATTGAAAAAAGAACAAAAGTTAGAGCAAGAGTTATAGGTCATGCACTTTTAGAACTTATAAAAGAGAGTGACAATATAATAATAATGGGACATATAAATCCAGATCTAGATTGTTTTGGAGCAGCTATAGGAATAAACAGTGTAGTAAAAATGTTTAATAAAAAGTGTAATATTGTTTTAGATAAGGTTAACAGTGGAATTAAAGTAATATATAATGTTTTTAAAGGGCTTGAAGAGTATGAGGGTACTTTTATTACTTCTGAGTCAGCTAAAAGACAAATAACAGAGGGAACACTTCTTATATTAGTTGATGTACATGGAATAGACTATGTTCAAAACAAGGAAATAGCTCAAATAAGTGATAGAATAGTAATAATAGATCATCACAGAAAAGGTGCAAACTATATAAGAAAAAATATATTAAGCTATATAGAAACCTATGCTTCATCTACTTCTGAATTAATAACTGAAATGCTTCAGTATATGGTAGATAATCCTAAACTTAAAGTAGAAGAAGCAGAAGCTCTTTTGGCAGGAATATGTGTAGATACGAAGAATTTTTATTTCAAAACTGGTGTTAGAACTTTTGAAGCAGCAGCTTTTCTAAGGAGAGCAGGTGCTGACACTATAGAGATAAAAAAATTATTTTCAAATGATTTAGACAAATACCTAAAAAGAGCAGAAATAATTAAGTCTGCAAAGGTTAGTTTGAATATAGCTATAGCTATTTGCCCTGAAGATATTAATGATACAATAATAGCAGCTCAAGCAGCAGACGAACTTTTAAATATTACTGGTATAAAGGCATCTTTTGTGCTTGTTCAAAAGAATAATGAAGTATTTATAAGTGGAAGATCTCTTGGGGATATTAATGTTCAAGTGATATTAGAAAGACTAGGAGGCGGAGGTCATATAACTATGGCTGGAGTTAGGCTTATAGATACTAGTATTCAGAAAGTTTATCAAAAATTACAAAGTGAAATTACAAAGTATCTTAAAGGAGAGTGA
- a CDS encoding DUF2232 domain-containing protein — protein MRNDKVRTKSLIEAAVLSAIIVVVMVLSMYVPFFEIIGIAISPIIICILYIKHGFKFTTLSIVVSFTLLVILTNVVYAATFLIINAIPGICLGYCIKTKECCSYSNNCSCNLRNSYSSIYLYS, from the coding sequence ATGAGAAATGATAAAGTGAGAACAAAATCTTTAATTGAGGCGGCAGTATTATCAGCTATTATTGTTGTAGTAATGGTATTAAGTATGTATGTTCCGTTTTTTGAAATTATAGGGATAGCCATTTCTCCTATAATTATATGTATTTTATATATAAAGCATGGTTTTAAATTTACAACTTTATCTATAGTTGTGAGTTTCACGCTATTGGTTATTTTGACAAATGTGGTTTATGCAGCTACTTTTCTAATTATTAATGCTATTCCTGGTATTTGCCTTGGATACTGCATTAAAACAAAAGAGTGCTGTAGCTACAGTAATAATTGTAGCTGTAATTTACGTAATAGTTATAGCAGCATCTACTTATATAGTTAG
- the rpsF gene encoding 30S ribosomal protein S6 produces the protein MRKYETLFILHPSLEEEAVTANIEKFKGVIENEGGQIDNVDVWGKRKLAFEIAKVNEGTYVLVNFSSESELPKELDRNFRISDSVIRHLIVNQEN, from the coding sequence ATGAGAAAATATGAAACTTTATTCATATTACACCCATCACTAGAAGAAGAGGCAGTAACTGCTAATATCGAAAAGTTTAAGGGTGTTATTGAGAATGAAGGAGGACAAATAGATAACGTTGATGTTTGGGGTAAAAGAAAGCTTGCTTTCGAAATCGCTAAAGTTAACGAAGGAACATATGTCCTTGTAAACTTCTCTTCAGAATCAGAATTACCAAAAGAATTAGATAGAAACTTCAGAATATCTGACAGTGTTATAAGACACTTAATCGTTAATCAAGAAAACTAG
- a CDS encoding single-stranded DNA-binding protein: protein MNRVVLIGRLVKDPELKFLPSTGTAVATFNIAVDRRFKSQNQQQEADFIPIVVWGKQAESTANYMSKGKLIGISGRIQTRSYDAKDGSRRYVTEVVADEVQFLEWGGGNKSSVSGNNSEYNNSFDSFQAGGKKEDSFDEDITPIDDADIPF from the coding sequence TTGAATAGGGTTGTATTGATTGGAAGATTAGTAAAAGACCCAGAACTAAAGTTCCTTCCAAGCACTGGAACAGCAGTGGCTACTTTTAATATTGCCGTAGATAGAAGGTTTAAATCCCAAAATCAACAGCAAGAAGCGGATTTTATTCCCATAGTAGTGTGGGGGAAACAAGCTGAGTCAACTGCAAATTATATGAGTAAAGGTAAACTCATAGGAATTAGTGGAAGAATTCAGACAAGAAGTTACGATGCCAAAGATGGTTCAAGAAGATACGTAACAGAAGTTGTTGCAGATGAAGTCCAATTCCTTGAATGGGGAGGCGGAAATAAATCTAGTGTGTCAGGTAATAATTCTGAGTATAATAACTCTTTTGATTCTTTCCAAGCAGGAGGGAAGAAAGAGGATAGTTTTGACGAGGATATAACGCCAATAGATGATGCGGATATCCCATTCTAA
- a CDS encoding DUF3343 domain-containing protein — MDEYYVLTFQNTHEAMNAEKFAKDNKIQIQVIPTPTYITKSCGISLKFKEESVNEIKQLISSKKISVKNMYFKKQEEVINIM, encoded by the coding sequence ATGGATGAATACTATGTTTTAACATTTCAAAATACTCATGAAGCTATGAATGCAGAAAAATTTGCTAAGGATAATAAAATACAGATACAAGTAATTCCAACGCCAACATATATAACTAAAAGTTGTGGGATAAGTTTAAAGTTTAAAGAAGAAAGTGTTAATGAAATAAAACAGCTAATAAGTAGTAAGAAGATCAGTGTTAAAAATATGTATTTCAAAAAGCAAGAAGAAGTAATAAATATAATGTAA
- a CDS encoding replicative DNA helicase, translating into MEMPLRVMPHNIEAEQAVIGSMLIDKSSIAEATETLKSEDFYKDAHKIIFSSIYELFQKDTPIDMITLIEHLRANDRLEGCGGVSYISEISASVPTTVNVSSHIKIVKDKSTLRKLIKSSTEIIEESYKNQDEVENVIDIAEQKIFNIAENKTTSDFEPMNVVLERGFLEIERLFNNKGEITGVPTGFPELDGKTSGFQKGDMILIAARPSMGKTTFALNLAQYAALRGGKSVAMFSLEMSKEQLAYKLLCAEANVDMLKLRTGDLEDKDWENIAKASGPLAAAKIYIDDTAGVSVMEMRSKCRRLKIEHGIDLIVVDYLQLMSGSSRSESRQQEVSEISRSIKALAKEMQCPVIALSQLSRAPEQRADHRPMLSDLRESGSIEQDADIVMFLYRDEYYNKETEDKNVAECIIAKQRNGPTGTVKLAWLGQYSKFARLDIVHQE; encoded by the coding sequence ATGGAAATGCCTCTTAGAGTAATGCCCCACAATATTGAAGCGGAGCAGGCAGTAATAGGTTCTATGCTTATAGATAAATCCTCTATAGCGGAGGCTACAGAGACTTTAAAAAGTGAAGATTTTTATAAAGATGCTCATAAAATAATATTTTCTTCTATATATGAATTATTTCAAAAGGATACCCCTATTGATATGATAACTCTTATAGAACATTTAAGAGCTAATGACAGACTAGAGGGCTGTGGGGGAGTATCATATATATCAGAAATAAGTGCATCAGTGCCTACTACGGTAAATGTATCTTCACACATTAAGATAGTAAAAGATAAGTCAACTTTAAGAAAACTTATAAAATCCTCTACAGAAATAATTGAAGAAAGTTATAAAAACCAAGATGAAGTAGAAAATGTTATTGACATTGCAGAGCAAAAAATATTTAATATAGCAGAAAATAAGACTACTAGCGATTTTGAACCTATGAATGTGGTTTTAGAAAGAGGATTTTTAGAAATAGAAAGACTTTTTAACAACAAAGGTGAGATAACAGGAGTTCCTACGGGGTTTCCAGAGTTAGATGGAAAAACTTCAGGATTTCAAAAAGGTGATATGATTTTGATTGCGGCAAGACCATCTATGGGTAAAACTACTTTTGCCCTTAATTTAGCACAGTATGCTGCTTTAAGAGGTGGCAAAAGTGTAGCTATGTTTTCTCTTGAAATGTCAAAGGAGCAGCTAGCCTATAAGCTTTTATGTGCAGAAGCTAATGTTGATATGTTAAAGCTTAGGACGGGTGATCTAGAAGACAAGGACTGGGAAAATATTGCTAAAGCTTCAGGACCTTTGGCTGCTGCAAAAATCTATATAGATGATACTGCTGGAGTTTCAGTTATGGAAATGAGATCTAAATGCAGAAGACTTAAAATAGAGCATGGAATAGATCTAATAGTTGTAGACTATTTACAGCTTATGAGTGGAAGCAGTAGATCTGAAAGTAGACAGCAGGAAGTATCTGAGATATCAAGATCTATAAAAGCCTTGGCAAAGGAGATGCAATGTCCTGTTATTGCTCTTTCACAGTTATCTCGTGCACCAGAGCAAAGGGCAGATCATAGGCCAATGCTTTCAGACCTTAGAGAGTCTGGGTCAATAGAGCAGGATGCTGACATTGTTATGTTTCTTTACAGAGATGAGTATTATAACAAAGAAACAGAGGACAAGAATGTGGCAGAATGTATAATAGCAAAACAAAGAAATGGTCCAACAGGAACTGTCAAACTAGCTTGGCTTGGACAATACAGTAAGTTTGCAAGACTTGATATTGTTCACCAAGAATAG
- a CDS encoding ATP-binding cassette domain-containing protein, with translation MNKALNKVSMQINEGEIVGLVGPNGAGKSTLIKLICGILMKTSGEISIMGKDPFKGRKKVCYDLAVMFGQRTSLWYNIPVKESLYLVRDIYSIPKHDFKIRLDKYSKVLNVSDLLDIPVRKLSFGQKIKCELLSIILHNPKLIILDEPTIGLDILSKQSLRNILYDFAHENKATILITSHDLDDIQKICNRIVFINKGKFQLNLKRNDLDNILIKTAVIYVDKNDENGELVKSKFYRDKSESSFKFVMPATEVQNFTLNLYKFDNNTNFRKESPGLEDILYEYYK, from the coding sequence ATAAACAAAGCATTAAATAAGGTTTCTATGCAAATAAATGAAGGGGAAATTGTAGGGCTTGTAGGACCTAATGGAGCAGGAAAAAGTACTTTAATAAAATTAATTTGTGGAATACTTATGAAAACTAGTGGTGAAATAAGTATAATGGGAAAAGATCCATTTAAGGGCAGAAAGAAGGTATGTTATGACTTAGCAGTAATGTTTGGACAAAGAACATCATTATGGTACAATATTCCAGTAAAAGAGTCATTATATTTAGTAAGGGATATTTATAGTATTCCTAAACATGATTTTAAAATAAGATTGGATAAATATTCAAAAGTTTTGAATGTATCTGATTTATTAGATATACCAGTCCGTAAATTGTCATTTGGACAAAAGATAAAATGTGAGCTTTTATCTATAATTTTACATAATCCTAAATTAATTATTCTCGATGAACCAACAATAGGTTTAGATATATTATCTAAACAAAGCCTTAGAAACATATTATATGATTTTGCCCATGAAAATAAGGCCACCATATTAATTACAAGTCATGACTTAGATGATATTCAGAAAATTTGTAATAGGATTGTTTTTATAAATAAAGGTAAATTTCAATTAAATTTGAAAAGAAATGATTTAGATAATATTTTAATTAAAACTGCAGTAATTTATGTTGATAAAAATGATGAAAATGGGGAGTTAGTAAAATCTAAATTTTATAGGGATAAATCTGAAAGTAGTTTTAAATTTGTTATGCCAGCTACTGAAGTTCAAAATTTCACGTTAAATTTATATAAGTTTGATAATAATACAAACTTTAGGAAAGAATCTCCAGGGCTTGAGGATATTTTATATGAATACTATAAGTAA
- a CDS encoding DUF951 domain-containing protein, with protein MKEFELGYVVEMKKGHPCGGNEWEIVRMGADIKIKCVKCGRIVMISRSKFEKNLKKVLSIPEKSEQE; from the coding sequence ATGAAAGAATTTGAATTGGGATATGTAGTTGAGATGAAAAAAGGCCATCCATGTGGTGGTAATGAGTGGGAAATAGTAAGAATGGGAGCAGACATAAAAATAAAATGCGTAAAATGTGGAAGAATAGTTATGATATCTAGAAGTAAATTCGAAAAAAATTTGAAAAAAGTATTAAGTATTCCTGAAAAATCCGAACAAGAATAA
- the lonC gene encoding Lon family ATP-dependent protease, with protein MSNSNLLELKFDISVTEHVDILEQIMRNSLEKGTIKSRIIKYKLDRYINSKNELEKLYAINRIITDGKGIDRVPTKDNIEEVISKTEDSISEILAKRYIQNNIEKEIEKLLIEKQDNFMDEMRLSVIKKKKGPENSKTLKKYEELKSLSERKKSKNIQRLLRPESFSEIIGQERAIKSLMSKIASPYPQHVILYGPPGVGKTSAARLALQRATELKYTPFDDKSKFVEVDGTTLRWDPREITNPLLGSVHDPIYQGSKRDLAETGIPEPKPGLVTEAHGGVLFIDEIGELDNILQNKLLKVLEDKKVEFSSSYYDPDDENTPKYIKYLFENGAPADFVLIGATTREPSEINPALRSRCVEVYFEPLSKSDLEKIVLDAAKKLNVKLQEGAAELISRYTIEGRKAVNILSDAYGYVLYNKDQKEDKVEISIKDVEEIISIGRLIPYEKPVELDSKEVGHINGLGVAGYIGSVIEIEAAVFEAKEKGKGTIRFNDTAGSMAKDSVFNAASVIRKLTDKDIKDYDIHVNAIGGGKIDGPSAGSAITACIVSALLNKPIRQDIAVTGEISLRGTVKPVGGIFEKIFGARRKGIKRVIIPKENLSEVPLGLEDIEVKSVENIEELLKLVF; from the coding sequence ATGAGTAATAGTAACTTACTAGAATTAAAATTTGATATTTCTGTAACAGAACACGTAGATATACTAGAACAAATAATGAGAAATTCCTTGGAAAAAGGAACAATAAAATCTAGGATAATAAAATACAAGTTAGATAGATACATTAACAGTAAAAATGAATTAGAAAAATTATATGCAATAAATAGAATAATTACTGACGGAAAAGGCATAGACAGAGTTCCTACAAAGGACAATATAGAGGAAGTTATATCAAAAACTGAAGATAGCATATCAGAGATATTAGCTAAAAGGTATATTCAAAATAACATAGAAAAAGAAATTGAAAAACTATTAATTGAAAAGCAAGATAATTTCATGGACGAGATGAGATTAAGTGTTATTAAAAAGAAGAAAGGTCCAGAAAACTCAAAGACTTTAAAAAAATATGAGGAACTTAAAAGTTTAAGTGAGAGAAAGAAGTCCAAAAACATTCAAAGACTTTTAAGACCAGAGAGTTTTTCAGAAATTATAGGTCAAGAGAGAGCTATAAAATCGCTTATGTCTAAAATAGCTTCACCTTATCCTCAGCATGTTATATTATACGGACCTCCTGGAGTTGGGAAAACATCAGCTGCAAGATTAGCTCTACAAAGGGCTACAGAGCTTAAGTATACTCCTTTTGATGATAAATCAAAATTTGTAGAAGTAGATGGAACAACACTTAGATGGGATCCTCGTGAAATAACAAATCCTCTTTTAGGTTCAGTACATGATCCTATATACCAAGGAAGTAAAAGAGATCTTGCGGAAACTGGTATACCAGAACCAAAACCAGGTCTTGTAACAGAGGCTCATGGTGGGGTTTTGTTTATTGATGAAATAGGTGAACTTGATAATATACTTCAGAATAAACTTCTTAAAGTATTAGAAGACAAAAAAGTTGAGTTTTCATCTTCTTATTACGATCCAGACGATGAAAATACTCCAAAATATATAAAGTATTTATTTGAAAATGGAGCACCAGCTGATTTTGTTTTAATTGGAGCTACAACTAGAGAGCCTTCAGAAATAAATCCAGCTTTAAGGTCAAGATGTGTTGAGGTTTATTTTGAGCCTTTATCTAAAAGTGATTTAGAAAAAATAGTTTTAGATGCAGCTAAAAAGCTTAACGTAAAGCTACAAGAGGGTGCGGCTGAACTTATAAGTAGATACACTATTGAAGGTAGAAAAGCTGTAAATATACTATCAGATGCCTATGGATATGTATTATATAACAAGGATCAAAAAGAAGATAAAGTAGAAATTTCCATAAAAGATGTTGAAGAGATAATCTCAATTGGAAGGCTTATTCCCTACGAAAAACCTGTGGAATTAGATAGTAAAGAAGTAGGCCATATAAATGGACTTGGAGTAGCCGGATATATAGGATCTGTTATTGAAATAGAGGCAGCAGTTTTTGAAGCTAAGGAAAAAGGTAAGGGAACCATAAGATTTAATGATACAGCAGGTTCTATGGCTAAAGATTCTGTGTTTAATGCAGCTTCTGTTATAAGAAAATTAACAGATAAAGATATAAAAGATTATGATATACATGTTAACGCTATAGGCGGAGGTAAAATAGATGGACCTTCAGCAGGTTCTGCTATAACTGCTTGCATAGTAAGTGCTCTTTTAAATAAGCCTATAAGACAAGATATAGCAGTTACAGGAGAAATATCTCTTAGAGGTACGGTTAAACCAGTTGGAGGCATTTTTGAAAAGATATTTGGCGCTAGAAGAAAGGGCATAAAAAGAGTTATTATTCCAAAGGAAAATTTAAGTGAAGTTCCTCTAGGACTTGAAGATATTGAAGTAAAATCAGTAGAAAACATAGAAGAGTTATTAAAATTAGTATTTTAG
- the yedF gene encoding sulfurtransferase-like selenium metabolism protein YedF, which produces MNNIIDCKGLNCPMPVVNTKKYFDSIESGEATTIVDNEVAKNNVLKFAQSNGFVGKAEEKEGLYYITIAKEAKCSVADSKNEAKKFTIAIMNNKLGHGDDELSSVLIKSYMFALSEAGVIPTDLIFVNSGVKLTVEDSEVLDSLKKLQEKGVKIQVCGTCLDFYNLKDKLAIGEISNMYSIVETMNTSDKVIKL; this is translated from the coding sequence ATGAATAACATAATTGATTGTAAAGGCTTAAATTGCCCTATGCCAGTAGTGAATACAAAAAAATACTTTGATTCAATAGAGAGTGGAGAGGCAACAACTATTGTAGATAATGAAGTTGCAAAGAATAATGTCTTAAAATTTGCTCAAAGTAATGGGTTTGTTGGTAAGGCAGAAGAAAAAGAAGGACTTTATTACATAACTATAGCTAAAGAAGCAAAATGCAGTGTAGCTGATTCTAAGAATGAAGCTAAAAAGTTTACAATAGCTATAATGAATAATAAATTAGGTCATGGAGATGACGAGCTTTCCAGTGTATTAATAAAGAGTTATATGTTTGCATTGTCAGAAGCAGGTGTAATCCCTACTGATTTAATATTTGTAAATTCTGGAGTTAAATTAACTGTTGAAGATTCGGAAGTTTTAGATAGCCTTAAAAAATTACAAGAAAAAGGAGTAAAAATTCAAGTTTGTGGAACATGTCTTGATTTTTACAATCTAAAAGATAAGCTTGCAATAGGAGAAATAAGCAATATGTATTCTATTGTTGAGACAATGAACACATCAGATAAAGTTATAAAATTATAG
- a CDS encoding MazG-like family protein, with translation MKKDDFNIMSNIKIIETLKADLLCVIGNFFKILTKGSNVAQDAILSCISGAIIILYILADRLGYSFISVDEEVKNKLKVGIIEEDEIEKDGKDLSRLYNHLKERE, from the coding sequence ATGAAGAAGGATGATTTTAATATAATGAGCAATATTAAAATCATAGAGACATTAAAAGCAGATTTGCTTTGTGTAATCGGGAATTTTTTCAAAATTCTTACGAAAGGCAGTAATGTGGCACAGGATGCTATATTAAGTTGTATTTCAGGAGCTATAATAATACTTTATATTTTGGCAGATAGACTTGGGTATTCCTTTATTTCGGTAGATGAAGAGGTAAAAAACAAATTAAAAGTAGGTATAATAGAGGAAGATGAAATAGAAAAGGATGGCAAAGATTTAAGTAGATTATATAATCATTTAAAGGAAAGAGAATAA
- a CDS encoding DMT family transporter encodes MKKGYIYSIVSAILFGTAGLFIKFAYSTGLDSIGLLTIQYIFAIIIMFSLILIKNKKEIKVSRKSLINLAILGVFGNTFMTVFYYISFEYLPVPLVTILLYTYPIMVFFYSVLFSREKVTTKKIIAVIMAFLGCILSLNLFNGTMNYSLIGIIYGLLCAVFYAFMNIFIEKKLDKVPPLTINAYSTLFSLIALLIYSPLTYGTISKLNLQGIVIVIILAVFCEVIPLTLLYGAINRIGALRVSIIANLEVPSAIVLSFVFLNETISMIQIVGIILVILAAMFIKG; translated from the coding sequence ATGAAAAAAGGATACATATATTCTATAGTATCGGCAATTTTATTTGGAACAGCGGGACTATTTATAAAATTTGCTTATAGTACAGGATTAGATTCAATAGGTCTTTTAACCATTCAATACATATTTGCAATAATTATAATGTTTTCTTTAATACTTATTAAAAACAAGAAAGAAATAAAGGTCAGTAGAAAATCACTTATAAATTTAGCTATACTAGGGGTTTTTGGAAATACCTTTATGACGGTTTTTTATTACATATCTTTTGAATATTTACCAGTACCTCTTGTTACCATACTTTTATATACCTATCCTATAATGGTGTTTTTTTATTCTGTTTTATTTTCTAGGGAGAAGGTTACAACTAAAAAAATAATAGCTGTAATTATGGCTTTTTTAGGCTGTATACTTAGTCTTAATTTGTTTAATGGAACAATGAATTACTCTTTAATAGGTATAATATACGGCCTTTTATGTGCAGTTTTTTACGCATTTATGAATATATTTATAGAGAAGAAATTAGATAAAGTGCCCCCGTTAACCATAAATGCTTATTCTACTTTATTTTCCTTAATAGCTCTTTTAATATATAGTCCCTTAACCTATGGTACAATAAGCAAACTAAATCTTCAGGGTATTGTAATAGTAATAATTCTTGCAGTATTTTGCGAAGTAATACCTCTAACTTTACTATATGGGGCTATAAATAGAATTGGGGCTTTAAGGGTTTCTATAATTGCAAATTTAGAAGTGCCAAGTGCTATTGTGCTTTCTTTTGTGTTTTTAAATGAAACTATTTCTATGATTCAGATTGTTGGAATTATACTAGTTATACTGGCTGCTATGTTTATAAAGGGCTGA
- the rpsR gene encoding 30S ribosomal protein S18: MVKKLKEEEKVCAFCADKTKTIDYKDINTLKKYITERGKILPRRISGNCAKHQRELTIAIKRARNIALLPFTTE; encoded by the coding sequence GTGGTAAAAAAACTAAAAGAAGAAGAAAAAGTTTGTGCTTTCTGTGCTGATAAGACTAAAACAATAGATTACAAAGATATAAATACTCTTAAAAAGTACATAACAGAAAGAGGTAAGATTCTTCCAAGAAGAATTTCTGGAAACTGTGCTAAACATCAAAGAGAGTTAACTATTGCTATAAAGAGAGCAAGAAACATAGCTTTACTACCATTTACTACAGAATAG